A window of Candidatus Sulfotelmatobacter sp. genomic DNA:
CCGTAGAAGTTCGGGATGTCCTTCACGATCGCGCGCCCTTCGGGCGAGCCGAACGCGGCGCCGACGGCGCCCATGTCGTCGAAATAGAGCGAGGTCACGACCTGATAGCGGCCGGGCGCGCCGGTCGGCGTGCCGGTGATCGTGCGGACCTCGTCCTTGCGCAAACCGAACTTGCCGAAGCCCTCGCGCACCATCGGCATGTGCTTGCTGGCGTAGTAGTCGGCGTCGAAGCTGGCGCCGGTCGGATAGCAGACGGTCACGGCGATCATGCTCGCGGCTTGGCGCGGCCGATCGGCCGTCCCTGCGCGGCAGGCTCCCGCATGCGCACCCGGTAAGCTCGGCGGCATGAGCACGACGAGCGATACCGTGACCAGCCGTGAGATCCGCCTCGCGAGCCGCCCGACGGGCGAGCCGGGGCCGGAACACTTCGAGCTGGCGAACGCGACCGTCGGCCCGCCGGGCGAGGGCGAAGTGCTGGTGCGCACGACCCTCATGTCGGTCGAACCGTACATGCGCGGCCGCATGAACGCCGGCAAGTCGTACGTGCCGCCGTTCGCGGTCGGCGAGGCCCTCTCGGGCTCGGCGATCGGCGAGGTCGTCGCGTCGCGCGCGGACGACGTGCCGGTCGGCACCGTGGTCCTGCACAACTTGGGTTGGCGCGAGTATGCCGTGATGCCGGCCGCGCACGTGAAGGCGATCGACGTCCGCCAGGTGCCGCCCGACGTGTACCTGGGTGCGTTCGGCGTACCGGGGTTCACCGCGTGGGTGGGGCTGCGCATCATCGCGCAGGTCGCGGCCGGGCAGACGCTGTTCGTCTCGGGCGCCGCGGGCGCGGTCGGCTCGATGGC
This region includes:
- a CDS encoding EthD family reductase, translating into MIAVTVCYPTGASFDADYYASKHMPMVREGFGKFGLRKDEVRTITGTPTGAPGRYQVVTSLYFDDMGAVGAAFGSPEGRAIVKDIPNFYGGEAEVMIGKIE